In the genome of Magnolia sinica isolate HGM2019 chromosome 2, MsV1, whole genome shotgun sequence, one region contains:
- the LOC131237677 gene encoding beta-glucosidase 44-like, which translates to MERTLFLSLLIPSLLLLQQCLVHGESDVASGQKSARVDTGKLSRSSFPKGFIFGTATSAYQVEGMAKKDGRGPSIWDAFIKKPGIVANNATGDVSVDEYHRYKEDVDIMSKLNFDAYRFSISWSRIFPNGVGKVNWKGVAYYNRLIDYLIQKGITPYANLYHYDLPEVLEKQYKGLLNRKVVNAYADFADFCFKTYGDRVKNWMTFNEPRVVAALGYDNGIFAPGRCSKPYGNCTEGNSGTEPYIVAHHLILSHAAAVQRYREKYQTKQKGRIGILLDFVWYEPLTNSKLDQLAAQRARDFHVGWFLHPIVYGEYPKSMQEIVQERLPKFSKEEVKMVKGSIDYVGINQYTAYYMFDPHQAKPKVPGYQNDWNVGFAFERHGVPIGPRAHSSWLYMVPWGMYKAVTYIKEHYGNPTVILSENGMDDPGNVTLSVGLHDTTRIHFYNSYLTELKKAIDDGANVIGYFAWSLLDNFEWLSGYTSRFGLVYVDYHNLKRYPKMSAYWFREMLRPMKH; encoded by the exons ATGGAGAggactctcttcctttctcttctcaTCCCTTCTCTCCTCCTCTTACAGCAATGTCTAGTCCATGGAGAATCCGACGTGGCATCCGGGCAGAAATCGGCCCGAGTCGACACGGGCAAACTCAGCAGATCGAGTTTTCCGAAAGGGTTCATCTTCGGCACGGCCACGTCAGCTTATCAGGTGGAAGGAATGGCGAAGAAAGATGGAAGGGGGCCCAGCATCTGGGACGCCTTTATTAAAAAACCCG GTATTGTTGCGAACAACGCTACGGGAGATGTTTCGGTGGATGAGTATCACCGTTACAAA GAAGATGTGGACATCATGTCCAAGCTCAACTTTGATGCGTACCGGTTCTCAATCTCATGGTCCAGGATTTTCCCAA ATGGAGTGGGAAAGGTAAATTGGAAAGGGGTTGCTTATTACAATAGGTTGATTGATTATTTGATCCAAAAAG GCATTACACCTTATGCCAATCTATATCATTATGATCTTCCTGAAGTGCTTGAGAAGCAATACAAAGGCTTGTTGAACAGAAAAGTTGT AAACGCATATGCGGATTTTGCGGATTTTTGTTTCAAGACATACGGTGATAGAGTGAAAAATTGGATGACATTCAATGAGCCGAGGGTGGTGGCTGCTCTTGGATATGACAATGGTATTTTCGCTCCTGGAAGGTGTTCCAAACCATATGGAAACTGCACAGAGGGAAATTCTGGTACAGAGCCTTACATCGTGGCCCATCATCTGATTTTATCTCATGCAGCTGCAGTTCAAAGATACCGTGAGAAGTATCAG ACAAAACAGAAAGGGAGAATTGGGATTCTGTTGGATTTCGTTTGGTATGAACCACTCACGAACTCGAAGCTAGACCAGCTAGCAGCTCAAAGGGCAAGGGATTTCCATGTTGGATG GTTCCTTCACCCCATTGTATATGGAGAGTACCCGAAATCGATGCAGGAGATTGTGCAAGAGAGGCTTCCAAAATTCAGCAAAGAAGAAGTGAAGATGGTCAAAGGCTCCATTGATTATGTGGGGATTAACCAATATACAGCTTACTACATGTTCGATCCTCATCAGGCGAAGCCGAAGGTCCCAGGCTATCAGAATGACTGGAATGTTGGATTCGCTT TTGAACGTCACGGCGTGCCCATTGGACCAAGG GCCCACTCTTCTTGGCTGTACATGGTCCCATGGGGCATGTACAAAGCTGTGACCTACATAAAGGAACACTATGGAAATCCCACTGTCATTCTATCAGAAAATg GCATGGATGACCCTGGCAATGTCACACTTTCAGTAGGATTGCATGACACCACAAGAATCCATTTTTACAACAGCTATCTGACTGAACTCAAGAAGGCGATCGATGATGGAGCAAATGTGATTGGCTACTTTGCGTGGTCGCTGCTCGACAACTTCGAATGGCTGTCTGGGTACACGTCGAGGTTCGGTCTGGTCTATGTCGACTACCATAACCTCAAGAGGTACCCAAAGATGTCGGCGTACTGGTTCAGAGAAATGCTCCGTCCAATGAAGCATTAA